The region GGCAGCTGCGCAACCAGTCCAGAGGTTCTGGTTCGGCTTCTCGCCCGGTTTGACGCTGGGGCCAGTCCATGGCAATGCTGCGCAAATGGTCGCGTGCGGTTTCCAGCCACAAAAATACGGGGGGCTCTATGGGCAGAGGTGTTTCCTGACGTGGGTGGGCCGCATTCAGCGCCAAACGCGCGGTACGACGGTGCGCATGGGCACACAGCGTGAACACCTGCCCCAGCGTGCGCTCTACCAACGCGCCCTGCTGCCCTCTCAGCAAGCGACCCAGGATGCCATGGCCCAGCACCGGCCGATGCCCGTGAATACTGGGGGTCATGCCTGGACACAAGGTGTAGCTGCCTGCAAGGTTCATGGTGAAAGTCATGAAGATGCAGCCGAAGCCGCCACACCACGCCCGAACAAAAATCCGCGCCGGTTGGGCAAGGTGGGTGAGGTGTTGGCCGTGGCAGGGGCCGATGCCCGCAATAACTTGAGCACCTCCGTGGCGGTGGCCACGGCGGCGGCCTGGTCGGTAAATTCAAACATGGGGGAGAACAGCGAACAGGCCTCAAAAGCGCCCAGCCCGTCTTCATGCGCACCAATGAACTCAAAGTGCTCCGTACCCACCTGGTGCCTGGCTTTTTCTCCCACCGCCAGCATGGATGTCGCGCTCAAGGGCAAGCGCACCAGGTTCATGAACCAGGGGGTGATCAGCACACCCTGCAGCACCGTGCTGTCGGCCTGTGGTGCAAAGCCGACCGCCTGCACGCGCAAGGCCAGGTTTTGCACCGGCACGTTGCGCATGTGGGTGGTGGCAATACGTGCAAACACCTGCTCCAGTGTCAGGATGCGGCTGTGTGCCAGGACACTCATGCCAGCACCAGAAACTGCTCGGCTGCGCCGTCACATTGTGGGCAGCGCCAGTGCGCAGGTAAATCGGCAAAAGACGTGCCGGGTGCTATCTGCCACTGCGGGTCGCCCTCGGCCGGGTCGTAGACCCACCAGCAGATCTTGCATTCCAGCTTGGCGTGTGCAGGCAAGCGGGAGCGGTCGCCCAGGTAGCTGCCTTCAAATTGTTGTCCATCCACGCCACTCATATACCGTCCTTCATGTGGGGCCTACGCCTGATTCACCCATTGCAAGACTTCATGCAGCCGGTCCACAGAATCCACCAGGTCCTCGGGGGCGGCGCAGGCCACTTCAGGCATATCGGTCACCTCCGCTGAATTCAGGATCACGGTGTCTTGTGAGTTGTAGTAAACCACCCGCCAGGTAGAGGGAACGCAGCAATTGGTGATGCGGCAGTTGCCGTAGCCACGCGAAAGAATAAGCACCCGGCCCGTGCCCAGTTGATGGTCAAGATAAGCAATATCCATGGGGGTCAGAGGAAGCAGGCTCAGATTAACCACGTGCGCCATCTGCCCTGGCTGCCATGTATGGCTCTTGTCCTCCAGCTCCACCAGTACGCTGGGGGCGTTCATCACTTGGGGTGGTACGGAAAGCTCTGCCGGCCGCGCTTGGTGGCTATCCATGTTGGCGGTTTTCCGCAAAACCTCGGGCACAGCACCCACCTCGATCCAGTCGATCACCTGGCCGTTGGGCTGCAGTTCAATCACACGCCACACACCGGCAAAAACAGACTCCTGGATTTGCAGCACAGGGGTGCCGTCTTCGGCCAGAACCTGGGCGCTCACATCACCCTCGCCCAGCACCTGGTTGATCAGTGCAATGTCTGCCACCGACAGGCCGGACAACATGACGCGGCCAACCTCGTGTTGGGGCGCGCCGCCTTCAGCCACCAGACGCAGGGCCCCCAGTACCTCATGCAGAAGCTGAACCGCCCCCGCATGCCGGGCAATTTCTTCCGGTTCTGGCAGCACGGGTGTGTGGTAAGTCTCCATGTCATGAGGCATGGAAAGGTAGTCCAGCGATTCATCTTCAGAATGGGTGCCCGGGCCAAGATCGGCCACCACAGGAATCGGGAAAGGTTTGATGTCGTACATGAATATCTCGCAGTCTGGCAATGTGGAGGGACAAGGGCAGTCAGTGGCAGCTTGCGCCCTGCGCCTGAATGCCGACCACCGGAATACCAATGGTGGGCGCACGGCTGGTGGGTGCGGCCAATGCCTGGGCCAGCAGGGTCAGATAGTCGCTCCAGTCATGCATGCCTGAAAGTGTGGTCACGTAATGGCCGCTCCTGAAAAACATCAGGGTCGGCCAGCGCTGGGAACCATATTTTTTTGCCAGCGCTTCCGCCGTTTCTGGCACGGCCACGGCCATGCCGAAAGGCCGCCCAACCGACGCGCTGACTTTTTGCAGCTCGGGCAGCACCACCGCTACGTCCACCGCTTCCGGGAAGCGCACCGGGTCACCGGCAAAGAGCAACACATGGTCGCCTTGCTGCGAAGTCAGCCAGGCATCAATGTTGTCAAAGTCGATCCAGGGGGCCTGGTGTTTGCTGACCAGTTGTGCCAGCAGTGGCGGGGCTTCAATGTTGGTATCCGTCATGTGGGTCTCCAGGTGTGGGGGATAGGCTGGCTTTGGGTCATCTGCTGTAGGGCCTGAACATCCATAGCGGATGGCAGCACAAAGCCAGGATCGTCGTGAAAAACTGAGGGGGCACTCTGACCAATAGCCGACGCCAGCAAATCCAGGGTGGTATTCACCTCGGCCGCGCGTTCATGTGTGATCAACTCCCGGGCATCGTCCAGAAATACCAGTAGCCATTGGCCGGGCTGGCAGTCGTCAACCAGGCTGGTTCTGACACGCCGGGTTTCACCGCGCCCGATCACCTGGGCAAAACCGGGCTCCACCGTGACGACCCGCATGGGAATACCGATACACATGTCAGAGCCCCTTGGGGATAAAGCGGTCATCACCCCTGCGGCAGGCATGCTCGGCGCTGGGACGTTCACGCTCGTAGCGCTCCAGCGTCAGCATGGCACCCGTCAGGGTGGCCTCTTCTGGCAAGGGTTTTGCACGGCGTTTGGGTTGTGCCCC is a window of Rhodoferax lithotrophicus DNA encoding:
- a CDS encoding HypC/HybG/HupF family hydrogenase formation chaperone; translated protein: MCIGIPMRVVTVEPGFAQVIGRGETRRVRTSLVDDCQPGQWLLVFLDDARELITHERAAEVNTTLDLLASAIGQSAPSVFHDDPGFVLPSAMDVQALQQMTQSQPIPHTWRPT
- a CDS encoding hydrogenase expression/formation protein, whose translation is MYDIKPFPIPVVADLGPGTHSEDESLDYLSMPHDMETYHTPVLPEPEEIARHAGAVQLLHEVLGALRLVAEGGAPQHEVGRVMLSGLSVADIALINQVLGEGDVSAQVLAEDGTPVLQIQESVFAGVWRVIELQPNGQVIDWIEVGAVPEVLRKTANMDSHQARPAELSVPPQVMNAPSVLVELEDKSHTWQPGQMAHVVNLSLLPLTPMDIAYLDHQLGTGRVLILSRGYGNCRITNCCVPSTWRVVYYNSQDTVILNSAEVTDMPEVACAAPEDLVDSVDRLHEVLQWVNQA
- the hybE gene encoding [NiFe]-hydrogenase assembly chaperone HybE, which codes for MSVLAHSRILTLEQVFARIATTHMRNVPVQNLALRVQAVGFAPQADSTVLQGVLITPWFMNLVRLPLSATSMLAVGEKARHQVGTEHFEFIGAHEDGLGAFEACSLFSPMFEFTDQAAAVATATEVLKLLRASAPATANTSPTLPNRRGFLFGRGVAASAASS
- a CDS encoding hydrogenase codes for the protein MTDTNIEAPPLLAQLVSKHQAPWIDFDNIDAWLTSQQGDHVLLFAGDPVRFPEAVDVAVVLPELQKVSASVGRPFGMAVAVPETAEALAKKYGSQRWPTLMFFRSGHYVTTLSGMHDWSDYLTLLAQALAAPTSRAPTIGIPVVGIQAQGASCH
- a CDS encoding rubredoxin — protein: MSGVDGQQFEGSYLGDRSRLPAHAKLECKICWWVYDPAEGDPQWQIAPGTSFADLPAHWRCPQCDGAAEQFLVLA